A section of the Kribbella sp. HUAS MG21 genome encodes:
- a CDS encoding MurR/RpiR family transcriptional regulator produces the protein MSEQQVAEWLAASSPAGRLSPKLLSVYQVLQMQPAFASYASAGEVAERAGVNVATVTRCAQSLGFTGWPHLQAGLRDAFLSSRLADRTDVADSPVHSALDRDIHNLQLAAQQVDPEQVTGFVDAIAAARRTVVLGFGTHAAVGHVLATLGANRGIDMVMVDQGGVRLANALASLTADDCLVAISFWQYYRDTTTAIELAREAGASICVLTDSASSPAAKLSDHTLVVPTEGVSFFPSMTAALSVVYGVLSDLVARHPERSENVGHRAAELLSRLNLLDRG, from the coding sequence ATGTCCGAGCAGCAGGTCGCCGAATGGCTGGCAGCCTCGTCGCCCGCCGGCCGGCTGAGCCCGAAGCTGCTGAGCGTCTACCAGGTGCTGCAGATGCAGCCGGCGTTCGCGTCGTACGCGAGTGCCGGTGAGGTGGCCGAGCGCGCGGGAGTGAACGTCGCGACGGTGACGCGCTGCGCGCAGAGCCTGGGTTTCACCGGGTGGCCGCACCTGCAGGCGGGGCTGCGCGACGCGTTCCTGTCCTCCCGGCTCGCGGACCGCACCGACGTCGCGGATTCGCCGGTGCACTCGGCACTGGACCGCGACATCCACAACCTCCAGCTGGCCGCGCAGCAGGTGGACCCGGAGCAGGTCACCGGTTTCGTCGACGCGATCGCGGCCGCCCGGCGGACCGTCGTCCTGGGTTTCGGGACGCATGCGGCCGTCGGGCATGTGCTCGCGACCCTGGGCGCCAACCGGGGGATCGACATGGTGATGGTGGACCAGGGAGGTGTGCGGCTGGCGAACGCGCTCGCGTCGCTGACCGCGGACGACTGCCTGGTCGCGATCAGCTTCTGGCAGTACTACCGCGACACCACGACCGCGATCGAACTCGCCCGCGAGGCCGGTGCGTCGATCTGCGTGCTGACCGACTCCGCGAGCTCACCGGCGGCGAAGCTCAGCGACCACACGTTGGTGGTCCCCACGGAAGGCGTGTCGTTCTTCCCGTCGATGACCGCGGCGTTGAGCGTGGTGTACGGCGTCCTGTCGGATCTCGTGGCGAGACATCCGGAGCGCAGCGAGAACGTCGGTCACCGGGCCGCCGAGCTGCTCAGCCGGTTGAACCTGCTGGATCGGGGTTAG
- a CDS encoding sugar ABC transporter permease, giving the protein MTTQALRTEAEPTEAVPGRTAATAVRTPRSHKLTIGVLLAPACVGLAIFQLGPLVYALLNSFRQVSLLDLTNSKYVGLANYAELLQDTTFWHSMGNTLLYVVGKLVVQVPLAFALAVLLDRKLRGTALARAALFAPLVTSGAVIAVIWNLMYFPDTGLFNAIIDWSGLPTQPFLTSSAQALPAILLVGIWEDIGFSVLIFLAGLQAVPASVYEAAELDGVRGFRLARFVMLPLLRRTTMVVTFMATVFSFRVFTPIFVMTQGGPDNATNNAVYFMYQQAFQFSNLGYASAVGVTVIVLVAGLLALQARLLRTDLEY; this is encoded by the coding sequence ATGACGACCCAAGCACTGCGCACCGAAGCCGAACCGACCGAGGCGGTCCCCGGCCGGACGGCGGCGACCGCCGTCCGCACCCCACGCTCGCACAAGCTGACGATCGGCGTGCTGCTCGCGCCGGCCTGCGTCGGCCTGGCGATCTTCCAGCTCGGCCCGCTGGTCTACGCGTTGCTGAACAGCTTCCGCCAGGTCAGCCTGCTCGACCTGACCAACAGCAAGTACGTCGGACTGGCCAACTACGCCGAACTGCTGCAGGACACGACGTTCTGGCACTCGATGGGCAACACGCTGCTGTACGTCGTCGGCAAGCTGGTGGTCCAGGTACCGCTGGCGTTCGCGCTGGCCGTCCTGCTCGACCGCAAGCTCCGCGGTACGGCGCTCGCCCGGGCGGCCCTGTTCGCGCCGCTGGTCACGTCCGGTGCGGTGATCGCGGTGATCTGGAACCTGATGTACTTCCCGGACACCGGTCTGTTCAACGCGATCATCGACTGGTCCGGGCTGCCGACGCAGCCGTTCCTGACAAGCAGCGCGCAGGCCCTCCCGGCGATCCTGCTGGTCGGCATCTGGGAGGACATCGGCTTCTCGGTCCTGATCTTCCTCGCCGGCCTGCAGGCGGTGCCCGCGTCGGTCTACGAGGCCGCCGAGCTGGACGGGGTGCGCGGCTTCCGGCTGGCCCGGTTCGTCATGCTGCCGCTGCTGCGCCGTACGACGATGGTCGTCACGTTCATGGCCACCGTCTTCAGCTTCCGGGTCTTCACGCCGATCTTCGTCATGACACAGGGCGGCCCGGACAACGCGACGAACAACGCCGTGTACTTCATGTACCAGCAGGCGTTCCAGTTCTCGAACCTGGGCTACGCGTCCGCGGTCGGCGTCACCGTGATCGTCCTGGTCGCCGGCCTGCTCGCCCTGCAGGCCCGGCTGCTGCGCACCGACTTGGAGTACTGA
- a CDS encoding DUF2185 domain-containing protein encodes MQFIPKAGACLTTTNVLSGAGRVKWMVREESRASADNGWRIFSHIDTSEYLADSANMKVVDYNEVCEIEPALIGIWDLPVGSDLQLVDEGQGIKIVETATGRVVTPRWPAP; translated from the coding sequence ATGCAGTTCATCCCCAAAGCCGGGGCGTGCCTGACCACCACCAACGTGCTGTCCGGCGCGGGCCGGGTGAAGTGGATGGTGCGCGAGGAGTCACGGGCCTCCGCCGACAACGGTTGGCGGATCTTCTCCCACATCGACACCAGTGAGTACCTGGCGGACTCGGCGAACATGAAGGTCGTCGACTACAACGAGGTCTGCGAGATCGAGCCGGCACTGATCGGGATCTGGGACCTGCCGGTCGGTTCCGATCTGCAGCTCGTCGACGAAGGTCAGGGCATCAAGATCGTCGAGACGGCCACCGGCCGCGTGGTGACGCCGCGCTGGCCCGCACCGTGA
- a CDS encoding NAD/NADP octopine/nopaline dehydrogenase family protein, translated as MRFAVLGDTDHALFTAAAIAARTQQPISVGSDRRVRVTALGDRPIEVVSAPQPEADAYVVLTDAASLLELIARYADLLADRAVLLVAPGVGGSALVHARLPDATIAETNANPFMGSISGSTVTLRGAKRGLLAGDLHPGSTAAEIFAPALDLVPATAVESSLANTNHVLHPALVLTNLSRIVNATPFTLFREGMSAATERLVVATDNERAALAAALEVPYTPVGDWFTRFYGDQGCVGATLTEAFAAFPPFATAAGPTTLGHRFLTDDVTCGLAVLEEVARRVDVRTPVTTSTVTALSAAAGTDLRATAGERADALLRHR; from the coding sequence GTGAGGTTCGCTGTCCTCGGGGACACCGACCACGCGTTGTTCACCGCGGCGGCCATTGCGGCGCGCACCCAGCAGCCGATCTCGGTCGGCAGCGATCGCCGCGTTCGGGTGACCGCGCTCGGAGATCGCCCCATCGAGGTCGTCTCGGCGCCCCAGCCAGAGGCCGACGCGTACGTCGTACTCACGGATGCCGCGAGCCTCCTGGAGCTGATCGCGCGGTACGCCGACCTGCTGGCCGATCGCGCCGTACTGCTCGTCGCCCCGGGTGTCGGCGGCTCCGCGCTGGTGCACGCCCGGTTGCCGGATGCCACGATCGCGGAAACCAACGCGAACCCGTTCATGGGCAGCATCAGCGGCTCGACCGTGACGCTGCGCGGCGCGAAACGCGGGCTGCTCGCCGGCGACCTGCACCCCGGCAGCACAGCCGCAGAGATCTTCGCGCCCGCCCTCGACCTGGTCCCCGCGACCGCCGTTGAGAGCAGCCTCGCCAACACCAACCACGTCCTGCATCCCGCCCTGGTGCTCACCAATCTGAGCAGGATCGTGAACGCCACCCCGTTCACGCTGTTCCGCGAAGGCATGTCGGCGGCGACCGAGCGGCTAGTAGTTGCCACCGACAACGAACGTGCCGCGCTCGCCGCAGCGCTCGAGGTCCCGTACACGCCGGTCGGCGACTGGTTCACCCGGTTCTACGGCGACCAAGGATGTGTCGGCGCCACGCTGACGGAGGCGTTCGCAGCCTTCCCGCCGTTCGCAACCGCCGCCGGACCGACCACGCTGGGACACCGCTTCCTGACCGACGACGTGACCTGCGGGCTCGCCGTCCTCGAAGAGGTCGCACGGCGCGTCGACGTCCGCACGCCGGTGACGACGTCGACCGTCACAGCCCTGAGCGCCGCCGCCGGCACCGACCTGCGCGCGACCGCCGGCGAGCGCGCGGACGCACTGCTACGGCACCGCTAA
- a CDS encoding carbohydrate ABC transporter permease, producing MALSSAATPGERVRRRLGSVVLLAVTVVFFFPYLWMLASSLKPTADVFKYGFPLSWKTFLPPEPTLANYATIFSEFGFGRNLLNSLIVVVCQVVLTIVVCAGAGFVFGRYRFRGSRVLFALVMVASFIPFEVVMVPMYVVTRELRLTDTYAGLFLPWVANAIGIFLIRQSVQEIPRSLDEAAAIDGASTWRTFVQIILPNLRPALLTVGLISAVAGWNQFLWPLIAVQDPNKQVVQVAIATFTDPGQLPTWGELFAAASVAAVPLLVVFLFLQRYYIRGVVTSGMKG from the coding sequence ATGGCACTGTCCTCAGCCGCAACGCCCGGCGAGCGGGTCCGCCGCCGGCTCGGCTCCGTCGTCCTGCTCGCCGTCACGGTGGTGTTCTTCTTCCCCTACCTGTGGATGCTGGCCTCGTCGCTGAAGCCGACCGCGGACGTCTTCAAGTACGGCTTCCCGCTGAGCTGGAAGACGTTCCTGCCGCCGGAGCCGACGCTCGCCAACTACGCCACGATCTTCTCCGAGTTCGGTTTCGGCCGGAACCTGCTGAACAGCCTGATCGTCGTGGTCTGCCAGGTCGTGCTCACGATCGTGGTCTGCGCCGGCGCGGGCTTCGTCTTCGGCCGCTACCGGTTCCGCGGCTCGCGGGTGCTGTTCGCGCTGGTGATGGTCGCCTCGTTCATCCCGTTCGAGGTGGTGATGGTCCCGATGTACGTCGTCACGCGCGAACTGCGGCTCACCGACACCTACGCCGGGCTGTTCCTCCCGTGGGTGGCGAACGCGATCGGCATCTTCCTGATCCGGCAGAGCGTGCAGGAGATCCCGCGGTCGCTGGACGAGGCCGCGGCGATCGACGGCGCCTCCACCTGGCGCACGTTCGTCCAGATCATCCTGCCGAACCTCCGCCCCGCGCTGCTGACCGTCGGCCTGATCAGCGCGGTCGCCGGGTGGAACCAGTTCCTCTGGCCGCTGATCGCCGTCCAGGACCCCAACAAGCAGGTCGTCCAGGTGGCGATCGCGACCTTCACCGACCCCGGCCAGCTGCCGACCTGGGGCGAGCTGTTCGCGGCCGCGTCGGTCGCCGCCGTCCCGCTGCTGGTCGTCTTCCTCTTCCTTCAGCGCTACTACATCCGGGGCGTCGTGACGTCCGGGATGAAGGGCTGA
- a CDS encoding extracellular solute-binding protein, with amino-acid sequence MTRRRFLGALGALGTVGAVGAAASACGSTPPATASIALPDGLWPYTGPALTKQRITLRVLRQQFPIKVQDQYFSKLFAQFTAAYPNLRIEDQTVPFGELSQKAQLAIAGGSPPDIILTFGDFMPEYVANNAAVPLDGLIADDFIEDIVAPTRTLHSHDGRLYAMPWEQQILAHFYNADVFAKYGVEAPPVSDDPADAWTWERTREAWRELEEAQRGDDRRLWSLAPSIMGPGGPGSSYWFEGIFLRSAGARSGTESERRTFEAVSPDGTSARGYVDTPEAVAGMQYYQSLFTDRLTPRAGLPNAWYDGRAVSFVNADTTALRAQQLKVKFRWAVAPVPAGTTQFSHGSGAGFFVASASKHVPEAAALLAFLHNDANRMTWHSEVRGTLPARTSLFERLPRYRQHPYKLMLNTLEKCAYPPPATPGALSYQYVLNSAIKDIALGADPAERLRRAATKLDTLLARYR; translated from the coding sequence ATGACGCGCCGCCGCTTCCTCGGTGCGCTCGGTGCCCTCGGCACCGTCGGCGCCGTCGGCGCGGCCGCGTCCGCCTGCGGCTCCACACCACCCGCCACCGCCTCGATCGCGCTGCCGGACGGGCTCTGGCCGTACACCGGCCCCGCGCTGACCAAACAGCGGATCACCCTGCGCGTGCTGCGCCAGCAGTTCCCGATCAAGGTCCAGGACCAGTACTTCAGCAAGCTGTTCGCCCAGTTCACCGCCGCCTACCCGAACCTGCGGATCGAGGACCAGACGGTGCCGTTCGGCGAGCTCTCGCAGAAGGCGCAGCTCGCGATCGCGGGCGGTTCGCCGCCGGACATCATCCTCACCTTCGGCGACTTCATGCCGGAGTACGTCGCCAACAACGCCGCCGTACCGCTCGACGGCCTGATCGCCGACGACTTCATCGAGGACATCGTCGCGCCGACCAGGACGCTGCACTCGCACGACGGCAGGCTCTACGCGATGCCGTGGGAGCAGCAGATCCTCGCGCACTTCTACAACGCCGACGTGTTCGCGAAGTACGGCGTCGAGGCGCCGCCGGTCTCCGACGACCCGGCCGACGCCTGGACCTGGGAACGCACCCGCGAGGCCTGGCGTGAGCTCGAGGAGGCACAGCGCGGCGACGACCGCCGGCTCTGGTCGCTGGCGCCGTCGATCATGGGCCCGGGCGGTCCCGGGTCGAGCTACTGGTTCGAGGGCATCTTCCTGCGCTCGGCGGGCGCCAGGTCCGGCACCGAGTCGGAACGCCGTACCTTCGAAGCCGTCTCCCCCGACGGCACGAGCGCCCGCGGGTACGTCGACACCCCCGAAGCGGTCGCGGGCATGCAGTACTACCAGAGCCTGTTCACCGACCGCCTCACGCCGCGCGCCGGCCTCCCGAACGCCTGGTACGACGGACGCGCGGTCTCCTTCGTCAACGCGGACACGACCGCGCTGCGCGCCCAGCAGCTGAAGGTGAAGTTCCGCTGGGCGGTCGCTCCGGTGCCGGCCGGCACGACCCAGTTCAGCCACGGCAGCGGCGCGGGCTTCTTCGTCGCGTCGGCGTCGAAGCACGTCCCGGAGGCCGCCGCCCTGCTGGCCTTCCTGCACAACGACGCGAACCGGATGACCTGGCACAGCGAGGTCCGCGGCACGCTCCCGGCCCGCACGAGCCTGTTCGAACGACTCCCCCGCTACCGGCAGCACCCGTACAAGCTGATGCTCAACACCCTGGAGAAGTGCGCCTACCCGCCACCGGCCACGCCGGGCGCGCTGAGCTACCAGTACGTCCTCAACTCCGCGATCAAGGACATCGCGCTCGGCGCCGACCCGGCCGAGCGACTGCGCCGCGCGGCGACCAAGCTCGACACCCTGCTGGCGAGGTACCGATGA
- a CDS encoding sugar phosphate isomerase/epimerase family protein — MRVGVDGKKFPFGREEGAIGILQAAANRGYDGVFFRSVVDVSPTLDSGYLAAVRDTADSLGLYLEMGVGKVNPYASPEQPEIRELGGGDYLRAMEMMVEASVAIGCRELWTSAGNYKHNLPGLYTIDRFRTDVDWPDQLVAIDKFMHKLAPVLRHHGARLNIENHEEITSFEVLRLIESAGDDVLGVTFDTANTVSRSENPVAAAHRLAPYTHLSHLRDIVLFYDAGGLTRQVRPCGQGVIDWEQVIGALHAANPELNLSIEMTNDRLLMGVQIFHPIWEQAHPDLTTTELAAVMRLAVECEERARSGAMPSLADYHAQPFGLVEKGAFLEESVAYVRQILAKIDA; from the coding sequence ATGCGAGTTGGAGTAGACGGCAAGAAGTTCCCGTTCGGCCGCGAGGAGGGTGCGATCGGCATCCTCCAGGCCGCGGCGAACCGCGGGTACGACGGCGTGTTCTTCCGGTCCGTCGTCGACGTGAGCCCGACGCTGGACAGCGGCTACCTGGCCGCGGTCCGGGACACGGCCGACAGTCTCGGCCTGTACCTCGAAATGGGTGTCGGCAAGGTCAATCCGTACGCGTCGCCGGAGCAGCCGGAGATCCGCGAACTGGGCGGCGGCGACTACCTGCGCGCGATGGAGATGATGGTCGAGGCGTCGGTCGCGATCGGCTGCCGCGAGCTCTGGACGTCGGCCGGCAACTACAAGCACAACCTGCCCGGCCTGTACACGATCGACCGGTTCCGGACCGACGTCGACTGGCCCGACCAGCTGGTCGCGATCGACAAGTTCATGCACAAGCTGGCGCCGGTGCTGCGGCACCACGGCGCCCGGCTGAACATCGAGAACCACGAGGAGATCACCTCCTTCGAAGTACTGCGGCTCATCGAGTCGGCCGGCGATGACGTCCTCGGCGTCACGTTCGACACCGCGAACACTGTGTCGCGCAGCGAGAACCCGGTCGCCGCGGCGCACCGCCTGGCGCCGTACACCCATCTGTCGCACCTGCGCGACATCGTGCTGTTCTACGACGCAGGCGGTCTCACGCGGCAGGTCCGGCCGTGCGGGCAGGGCGTCATCGACTGGGAGCAGGTGATCGGCGCGCTGCACGCGGCGAACCCGGAACTCAACCTGTCGATCGAGATGACCAACGACCGGTTGCTGATGGGCGTGCAGATCTTCCACCCGATCTGGGAGCAGGCGCACCCGGACCTGACCACGACCGAGCTCGCCGCGGTGATGCGGCTGGCGGTCGAGTGCGAGGAGCGCGCGCGGTCCGGCGCGATGCCGTCGCTGGCCGACTACCACGCGCAGCCCTTCGGCCTGGTGGAGAAGGGCGCGTTCCTCGAGGAGAGCGTCGCGTACGTGCGGCAGATCCTGGCGAAGATCGATGCCTGA
- a CDS encoding amidohydrolase family protein gives MPEPELADLVIANAIVVTMDPDFRILAPGAIAVRADRIVAVGPDAEIRSTYTAPTVIDASGQLALPGLIDSHGHGGHTLIRGWYEGVTADRWLEIFNDFYRTHTTEDFWYADGLLAAAERALAGVTTGLSYPGSTPCLDDLTAVRAGARAYREVGVRHVAAVGPGPGPWPHVYRGTTKLSLVDELELTSAALADLPTDDLMCRVLPAPSNLTMDPAGAAGDEPHPDTPLVWEHVAELARKYDVPIHAHAFRGMVTQAVRYVPELVGPRLHLAHCTSQTRTDLDLIAEHRCSVAHGPYTHANVKAPCHVLELLEGGANVVIATDGAAPDRSFDLLAQVHPAMQWQRIQANDVQVLPAAKALAMVTIDAARALGLADDLGSLEPGKKADLILIDGRAPHFQPLLPELAVHRLAYAANGNDVATVIVDGRVLVRDRQLQTTELTEITARATAESRAALARSGLTDALHTPTTAWTSTRY, from the coding sequence ATGCCTGAACCCGAGCTCGCCGATCTGGTCATCGCCAACGCGATCGTGGTCACGATGGATCCGGACTTCCGGATCCTCGCGCCGGGCGCGATCGCGGTCCGGGCCGACCGCATCGTCGCGGTCGGCCCCGACGCCGAGATCCGGTCGACGTACACGGCCCCGACCGTCATCGACGCGAGCGGCCAGCTCGCGCTGCCGGGGCTGATCGACAGCCACGGCCACGGCGGCCACACACTGATCCGCGGCTGGTACGAGGGCGTGACCGCGGACCGCTGGCTGGAGATCTTCAACGACTTCTACCGGACCCACACGACCGAGGACTTCTGGTACGCCGACGGTCTGCTCGCGGCGGCGGAACGCGCACTGGCCGGTGTGACCACCGGGCTGTCGTATCCCGGGTCCACGCCCTGCCTCGACGACCTCACCGCGGTCCGCGCCGGAGCCCGCGCGTACCGCGAGGTCGGCGTACGGCACGTCGCCGCTGTCGGACCGGGACCTGGTCCATGGCCGCATGTGTACCGCGGTACGACGAAGCTCTCGCTGGTGGACGAACTCGAACTGACCAGCGCCGCGCTGGCCGACCTGCCGACCGACGACCTGATGTGCCGGGTCCTGCCGGCGCCCTCCAACCTGACGATGGATCCGGCCGGTGCCGCGGGCGACGAGCCGCATCCGGATACGCCACTCGTCTGGGAACACGTCGCGGAGCTGGCCCGCAAGTACGACGTACCGATCCATGCCCACGCGTTCCGCGGCATGGTGACGCAGGCGGTCCGGTACGTGCCGGAGCTCGTCGGACCGCGGCTGCACCTCGCCCACTGCACCAGCCAGACCAGGACCGACCTGGACCTGATCGCCGAGCACCGCTGTTCCGTTGCGCACGGGCCCTACACGCACGCCAACGTGAAGGCGCCGTGCCACGTGCTCGAATTGCTCGAGGGCGGCGCGAACGTAGTGATCGCCACCGACGGCGCCGCACCCGACCGGTCCTTCGACCTGCTCGCCCAGGTCCACCCGGCGATGCAGTGGCAACGCATCCAGGCCAACGACGTACAGGTGCTGCCTGCCGCCAAGGCACTCGCGATGGTCACGATCGACGCGGCCCGGGCCCTGGGCCTGGCCGACGACCTGGGTTCGCTGGAACCGGGCAAGAAGGCCGACCTGATCCTGATCGACGGCCGCGCACCGCACTTCCAGCCGCTGTTGCCGGAGCTGGCGGTCCACCGGCTCGCCTACGCGGCGAACGGCAATGACGTCGCCACGGTCATCGTCGACGGGCGCGTGCTCGTCCGGGATCGGCAGCTGCAGACGACCGAGCTGACCGAGATCACCGCGCGGGCAACGGCCGAGAGCCGGGCCGCCCTCGCCAGGTCCGGGCTGACTGACGCCCTGCACACCCCAACGACGGCCTGGACGTCCACCAGATACTGA
- a CDS encoding amidohydrolase family protein, whose protein sequence is MASEVLEGRTAGGRGVRVRFSPDGIEEIADHPAAPDLLLIPGLVDLQLNGFAGLDVNDPSRRDSELSELVRVLRTQGVTTVYPTIISADDATTTALVQRAAAVRALDPAVADAVPGLHLEGPYISSAEGARGAHDPAVIRDPDAAEFDRWQAAADGTIAIMTLAPERAGAIEFTRHLARNGVLPSIGHSMASAADIHAFAAAGGRLCTHLGNGLPAQVDRHHNPIWAQLTEDPLTAGLIADGHHLPVDTFGALVRAKGPDRCVLTSDAAALAGCAPGDYRTAVGGAVTVGSDGSLRLQGTPYLAGSGASLLDCLRWATGPGRLPLETAVTMATTTPADLLGLRDRGRLEVGARADLVQLERTPNGGIGELRAVAVNGVVDCL, encoded by the coding sequence GTGGCGAGTGAGGTTCTGGAAGGTCGCACGGCCGGGGGTCGCGGCGTCCGGGTCCGGTTCTCCCCCGACGGCATCGAGGAGATCGCCGACCACCCGGCGGCACCGGACCTGCTGTTGATCCCCGGCCTCGTCGACCTCCAGCTCAACGGGTTCGCCGGCCTGGACGTCAACGACCCGTCGCGCCGCGACAGCGAGCTGTCCGAGCTCGTCCGGGTACTCCGGACCCAGGGCGTGACCACGGTCTACCCGACGATCATCTCCGCGGACGACGCCACGACGACCGCACTGGTGCAGCGCGCGGCCGCCGTCCGCGCGCTCGATCCGGCCGTCGCGGACGCCGTACCCGGTCTGCATCTGGAGGGGCCGTACATCTCCTCGGCGGAAGGGGCGCGCGGTGCCCACGACCCGGCCGTCATCCGGGATCCGGACGCGGCCGAGTTCGACCGTTGGCAGGCGGCCGCCGACGGGACGATCGCGATCATGACGCTCGCTCCGGAGCGCGCCGGCGCGATCGAGTTCACCCGGCACCTCGCGCGGAACGGCGTCCTGCCGTCGATCGGGCACTCGATGGCGTCGGCCGCCGACATCCACGCGTTCGCCGCCGCGGGCGGGCGGCTGTGCACACATCTCGGCAACGGGCTGCCGGCACAGGTCGACCGGCACCACAACCCGATCTGGGCCCAACTGACCGAGGACCCGCTGACCGCCGGGCTGATTGCCGACGGCCATCATCTGCCGGTCGACACGTTCGGGGCCCTGGTGCGCGCGAAGGGTCCGGACCGCTGCGTCCTCACCAGCGACGCCGCGGCGCTGGCCGGCTGCGCGCCCGGCGACTACCGGACGGCTGTCGGCGGTGCGGTCACCGTCGGCTCCGACGGCAGCCTCCGCCTGCAAGGTACGCCGTACCTCGCGGGGAGCGGCGCCTCGCTGCTCGACTGCCTGCGCTGGGCCACCGGCCCGGGCCGGCTCCCGCTGGAGACCGCGGTCACGATGGCGACCACGACCCCCGCCGACCTCCTGGGTCTGCGCGATCGCGGCCGCCTGGAAGTCGGTGCCCGAGCCGACCTCGTGCAGCTCGAACGCACCCCGAACGGTGGCATCGGCGAACTCCGGGCCGTCGCCGTCAACGGCGTCGTTGATTGCCTGTAG